Sequence from the Fictibacillus arsenicus genome:
AATATATTGTGTGGCAACGCACTAGGAGGCAACAAAAATGGAACAAGGTACAGTAAAATGGTTTAACGCAGAAAAAGGTTTTGGATTTATCGAACGCGAAAACGGAGACGACGTATTCGTACATTTCTCTGCAATCCAAACTGATGGCTTCAAGTCTTTAGACGAAGGCCAAAAAGTAACTTTTGATGTTGAGCAAGGTGCTCGTGGAGCTCAAGCTGCTAACGTTCAAAAAGCATAATCTTATATGATTATATGAAACAGGCTCTTTTTAGAGCCTGTTTTTTATTGTTTTTAAAATAAGGCTGTTTTCGTAAACTTTGTTGCAAGTTGAAAGGGTTGATTTCCGCTCCAGGATGCTCGCTTTCCGCGGGGCGTGCAGTGAGCCACCCTATCGCTTCGCGCTGGCGGGGTCTCACCTGTCCCACTGATCCCGCAGGACAAGGAATGCTTCGAAGTGTTACATCGCACGAAGAAAATGTGATTTTTCATTTTCGAGGAGTCTCGCACCTTCCGCTCCAATCAACTAGTCGAAGAAGCGTGTTCCACAAAAATGTTCAAAGCAACAATCTATTAGAAAAGAGCCTAAAATAATCAATAAAAAACCCCGCTCAAAAAGTTGAGCAGGGACATGGTACAGGTAAAATAAAAAATTTAATGCATTAAAGGTTATACATAGTATAACATACTAAGCACTTCATTAGTGTTATTACAAAAGCATGCTCTCAAACTGTATGAGAGCAATGCTTTTTTTCGTTTCTTAAGTAGCCGGTGTCATATAATGATCTTTCAGCTGGTCCCGCAATGTTCGCTTTAAGAACTTTCCGACTGATGTCTTCGGAATTTCATCCATGAACACGATATCGTCTGGAATCCACCACTTCGCAAACTGCGGTTTTAAATATTGGAGGATATCCTCTTTTGCCACTTTTCCTTTTGCTTCAGGTTTCAAAACGACACACGCGAGCGGCCTCTCCTGCCATTCTGGGTGCGGAACCGCGATAACGGAAGCTTCAAAGACATCCGGGTAAGCCATAATCGCATTCTCTAAATCTACCGACGAGATCCATTCCCCGCCGCTCTTAATCAGATCCTTCGTCCTGTCTACAATCTTCACGAAGCCTTCTTCATCAACCGTTACAACATCCCCGGTATGAAGCCAGCCATCAACGAACGTCCCTTCCGTCCTTTCGTCTTGGTAGTATTCGTCAGCAATCCAATTGGATCGGAGCAGCAATTCTCCCATCTCGTTGCCGTCCCACTTCACTTCACCGTTCGCACCGATTACCTTCATCTCAACACCTGGCACAACATAGCCCTGTTTTGCTTTAATATCTAGCTTTGCTTCATTATCTAAATCTGTTTGATAGGTTTTGAGACGGGTCGAGATTACAAGCGGACTCGTTTCTGTCATTCCGTAAGCGTGCATGAACGGTATTTTATGTTTTTCCTGGAACGCTTTGATCATGCCTTTTGGAGCAGCAGATCCTCCACATAAAACAGCTCTTAAGCTGGAAGTTTCATAGCTCTTCTGATCGAGTTCACGAAGGAGTCCCATCCAAATCGTTGGTACACCAGCGGTTACCGTAACTTGTTCCACCTCTATGAGCTCTGCTAAAAGCTGCGGAGTGAACTGCGGCCCAGGCATAACCTGCTTCGACCCGAACCAAGTCGCAGCATAAGGAAGCCCCCAAGCATTAACGTGGAACATCGGTACAACAGCCATACAAACATCACTCTCTGAAACGGCTCCGCAATCAGCTAGCCCAAGTGACATCGAGTGAAGAACTGTTGAACGATGCGTATACGTTACCCCTTTCGGATTTCCAGTCGTTGCAGACGTGTAGCACATTCCAACAGGGTCGTTCTCATCAACATTTTGCGGGAACTCATAACCCGGGTCACCCGTCTCAAGAAGTTTTTCATAATGATAAAGTGGCTGAAGCGGTGACTTAGGCAGCTCATCTTCATCGGTCATCAATATAAAAGCTTTTACGTTCGGAATATGGTCTTTTATGTGTTCAACAAGAGGAAGAATGTCCTGATCGATCAATAAAATCTGGTCATCGGC
This genomic interval carries:
- the cspC gene encoding cold shock protein CspC, whose product is MEQGTVKWFNAEKGFGFIERENGDDVFVHFSAIQTDGFKSLDEGQKVTFDVEQGARGAQAANVQKA
- a CDS encoding long-chain fatty acid--CoA ligase, yielding MMMNVPFRVTSMLEHAERYFAKKEVTSRTMSGIRKFSYREIGERTRRLSSSLKRLGVQKGERIGTLAWNHHRHLEAYFAIPGVEAVLHTINIRLSPQHIAYIINHADDQILLIDQDILPLVEHIKDHIPNVKAFILMTDEDELPKSPLQPLYHYEKLLETGDPGYEFPQNVDENDPVGMCYTSATTGNPKGVTYTHRSTVLHSMSLGLADCGAVSESDVCMAVVPMFHVNAWGLPYAATWFGSKQVMPGPQFTPQLLAELIEVEQVTVTAGVPTIWMGLLRELDQKSYETSSLRAVLCGGSAAPKGMIKAFQEKHKIPFMHAYGMTETSPLVISTRLKTYQTDLDNEAKLDIKAKQGYVVPGVEMKVIGANGEVKWDGNEMGELLLRSNWIADEYYQDERTEGTFVDGWLHTGDVVTVDEEGFVKIVDRTKDLIKSGGEWISSVDLENAIMAYPDVFEASVIAVPHPEWQERPLACVVLKPEAKGKVAKEDILQYLKPQFAKWWIPDDIVFMDEIPKTSVGKFLKRTLRDQLKDHYMTPAT